Proteins found in one Odocoileus virginianus isolate 20LAN1187 ecotype Illinois chromosome 10, Ovbor_1.2, whole genome shotgun sequence genomic segment:
- the C10H11orf96 gene encoding uncharacterized protein C11orf96 homolog, which produces MLPERPRAGPAFRSRVGGRRGGERAAPFPEWRGDVRRKGAGRARFKWHSLSSELAAVWAGAGYISGGPGRRGADGDSGGGERLGAAHPPPHPAPEPRAPRRARPPSRGAPTRAREGHRHPAADLDPPPGEPQAAASRGVPAQRPPPESPAAPPAGPEAAGRAMAAAKPGELMGICSSYQAVMPHFVCLADEFPQPMRPAKLSKGKGRLRRPRQSRFKTQPVTFDEIQEVEEEGASPMEEEKAKKSFLQSLECLRRSTQSLSLQREPLSGCKLRNSLDSSDSDSAL; this is translated from the coding sequence ATGCTCCCGGAACGCCCGCGGGCGGGGCCTGCCTTCCGGAGCCGGGTTGGCGGGCGGCGCGGGGGGGAAAGGGCCGCTCCTTTCCCAGAGTGGCGGGGCGACGTCAGGCGGAAGGGCGCGGGGCGCGCACGCTTTAAATGGCATTCGCTGTCATCCGAGCTCGCAGCCGTGTGGGCTGGAGCCGGCTATATAAGCGGCGGGCCGGGCCGCCGCGGGGCAGACGGCGACAGCGGCGGCGGCGAGCGCCTCGGAGCagcgcaccccccaccccacccagctccGGAGCCCCGCGCCCCCCGACGGGCCCGCCCGCCCTCCAGAGGAGCGCCGACCCGGGCCCGTGAGGGCCACCGCCACCCCGCAGCAGATTTGGATCCCCCGCCCGGCGAACCCCAGGCTGCTGCCTCCCGGGGGGTCCCGGCGCAGCGGCCGCCCCCGGAGAGCCCCGCCGCCCCGCCGGCCGGCCCCGAAGCCGCCGGCCGCGCCATGGCGGCCGCCAAGCCCGGCGAGCTGATGGGCATCTGCTCCAGCTACCAGGCGGTGATGCCGCACTTCGTGTGCCTGGCCGACGAGTTCCCGCAGCCCATGCGGCCCGCCAAGCTGTCCAAGGGCAAGGGCCGGCTGCGGCGGCCCCGCCAGTCCCGTTTCAAGACGCAGCCGGTGACCTTCGACGAGAtccaggaggtggaggaggagggggcgtccccgatggaggaggagaaggccaAGAAGTCGTTCCTGCAGAGCCTGGAGTGCCTGCGCCGCAGCACGCAGAGCCTGTCGCTGCAGAGGGAGCCGCTCAGCGGCTGCAAACTGAGGAACAGCCTGGACTCCAGCGACTCCGACTCGGCCCTGTGA